A stretch of DNA from Alphaproteobacteria bacterium:
CGTTGGGGTGCCTTATACGGATGAAATGATAGAACAAGCCAACAAGGACGCTGTCGCTCAGGCAAGCGACGGCGCGGATACATCCGGATTGGAATCGCGTTACGGTAAAGTGAGCGCCAGGAATTTCGACGGCGATAAATCGTTTATTTCGGAAATGGATGCGCTGGTGGCTTATTTGCAGAAATTGGGAACAGATGTGGATTTCAAAACTTACGATCCAGATTTTGCAATTAAGGCGGTGAAATAATGCAGACTATTTTTGCTAATCCCGCCATTGGAACATGGATGCTGATTTTCTTTTTTGCGTTGTTCGTTTTGATCGCAATTTGGGCATTTCGTCCGGAGAATAAAAAGAAGATGGAACAGCACGGTAAAATCCCATTAGAGGAGAACGGAAGATGACCGATAATAATAAAGAACGCGATCCGATTTCTGGCATTGAAACTACCGGGCATGAATGGGATGGCATTAAGGAATTAAATAATCCCGCGCCTCGGTGGTGGTTGTGGGTGTTTATTATTACGATTATTTGGTCGATAGGATATTGGGTGGTTTATCCAGCCTGGCCGACTATTGCAGGCGCTACTAAAGGAAAATGGAATTGGACTCAATATACGCAGTTAAAAGAAAAGCAGGCGGAAATATTGGCGCGGCAAGAAGGCTATTTACAGAAACTTCAGACCACAAAACTGGAAGATATCTCAAAAGATCCGGCGCTTTATGAATTTGCCCGTTTGGGTGGCGCCGTGACATTCAAGGAAAATTGCGCCGCATGCCATAACAGCGGTGGGCAAGGCCGACGCGGTTATCCGAATCTAAACGATGACGATTGGTTGTTTGGCGGAAAATTGGGCGATATTTATAAGACGATCAAAGTAGGTATACGCAGCAATCATCCCGATACCCAAGGTGTGCAAATGCCTGCATTTGGCAAGGATGGCGTGTTGAAACAAGAACAGATTGCGGCCGTGGCCGAGTATGTAGAAAAGTTGCATTTAGGCGACAAGGCGGAACGCGCCCCTGCTTATGAAGAAGGCAGAAAAATTTTCACCGAGCAATGCTCCAGTTGCCATGGCAATAACGGCGAAGGTTCTCGTGAAACGGGTGCCCCGCGATTGAATGATAATATCTGGCTGTTTGGCGGCAAACGGGAGAATATTGTAGAAAGTATTTCCGTGGCTCATGCCGGCGTCATGCCGACTTGGGAAAATCGCCTGGACGATAATGCCATTAAATCGTTGGCGGTATATGTGCATTCATTAGGAGGCGGGGAACAGTGAGCGATGATACAGCCGATATCGTCTATTTTGCCAAGCAGGAACGCGTATACCCTAAGCATGTCAATAAAGGAAAATACCGCCGCCTAAAATATATTGCGTTGGTTGTGCTGCTGGGCATCTATTATTTGGTGCCTTGGATAAGATGGGATCGTGGTCCGCATGCGCCGGATCAGGCGGTATTGATCGACATGGCCTCGCGGCGCGCTTATTTCTTTTTTATCGAAATATGGCCGCAGGAAGTTTATTTTCTGACTGGCCTTTTAATTCTGGGCGCTGTCGGATTATTTTTCGTTATCTCGTTATTGGGCAGAATATGGTGCGGTTATGCCTGTCCGCAAACGGTATGGACGGATTTGTTCCTAATGACAGAACGCTGGATTCAAGGCGACCGGAATCAGCGTATCAAGCTTGATAATTCTTCCTGGGGATTTGAAAAAGTTTGGAAAAAAGGCTTAACCCATATTGTTTGGATTGCTATTGGACTGTGTACCGGCGGTGCGTGGGTGTTTTATTTTAACGACGCGCCAACTTTATGGGATCACATTATTCATTTGGATGTGCCGTGGAGCGTGGGCGGGTGGATTTTAGGCTTAACCGCTTCCACTTATCTGATGGCCGGATTCGCGCGCGAGCAAGTTTGCACGTATATGTGCCCTTATGCCCGGTTTCAATCCGCGATGTTTGACAAGGATACCTTGATTATTGGGTACGACGCGGATCGGGGCGAACCACGTGGAAAACACCGCCAAGGAGAATCGTGGGATGGGCGCGGTCATTGTATCGATTGTTCTTTGTGCGTTCAGGTTTGTCCAACCGGCATCGATATTCGCGACGGGCTGCAAATGGAGTGTATTGCTTGCGGCCTTTGCGTGGATGCCTGTAACAGTGTTATGGAAAAGCTGCATTTACCGCCAGGCTTAATTCGTTATGACACATCGCGCAATCAGGAAGCCCGGAGGGATTCCAAATTGCGCAGCTTGGTCCATAAGGATGCGTTGCGCATTTTGCGTCCGCGTACATTTTATTACAGTGCGGTAATGGGGGCGGTGGGTGCCATCATGTTGTATGCTTTGCTTACCCGGGCGGAGCTTGAACTGCATGTGCAGCATGAACGCAATCCATTGTTCGTACAGTTAAGTAATGGCGATATTCGCAATTCCTATACCCTAAAAATCTTAAATAAAACGCCCCAAGACCGTGTTTACAGCCTGTCCGTCAATGGGCTATCATACAGCCAACTGAAAATTATGGGCGCGGAAAATATGGATATGCAGCATTTGCCTGTTTTTGCCGATTCGGTCGGTCAGTATCGTGTGCAAATGTCGGCTGCTTCCGCTGATGAACTTAGGCAGAATGTTACTTTTACCATCACCGATGTGCAAAGCGGAGTGAAAGATGAATACCAAAGCGTCTTCGTGCGCGGACAATAACGGCCCACGTCCTTCCGACCGCTGGATTCCTTGGTATTTTGTGCTGTTTTTTGTTGTTACTTGCAGTGTGCTTGGATTTTTCAGTTATCTTGCGATTCATACCGATCCAGGGGTGGTTACCAATAACGCCTATCAAAAAGGACTGGATTATGACCGGATTATTGCTGCTTCCGATCAATCAAGTGCTTTGCCATGGCAGGCGAATATTATATTGCGGCAGTCCGCCGCCGTTTCTGTGCTGGAAGTCACATTAAAGGATAACCATCAAATACTGGAAGGCGCCACGGTCGAAGCTTGGTTAATGCGGCCCACCAAAGACGGAATGGATCAGCACTGGCAATTGAAACCTGCCGGGAATGGAACATACCTTGCGGAAGGGCAATTGCCTCAAGGCGCCTGGAACATTCATGTCACGGTAATGCTGAATGGGCGGCAAAAGCAATTTATCAAGCCCATAGTGGTTTCTTAAATGTCATCGACCAATGCTTTGCCAGACTATAGCCGGCACATAGTGTCCGGGCAGCCCGATGCGCATAAAATGCATTTGATGATAGAAGGCATGCGTTGCGCGTCTTGCGCTTGGCAAATCGAAAATACTTTGGCGTGCAACAACAATGTAAAAGCCAGGATAAATTTTTCTACCCGCCGATTGAGCATAGAATGGCAGGGGGCAAAAGACCGTATTTACGATCTGTTGCATCAAATCGCGGATCTTGGGTTCCGTTTCTCGCCTTTCGATCTTGTGCGGCTGGAGAGTGAAGATAGGCAGGAACAAAAATTTCTGCTGCAATGCATGGCGGTGGCCGGATTTGCATCCGGCAATATCATGCTGTTGTCCTTTGCTTTGTGGTTCAGCGGCGATATGGGCGGGGCTACACGCGATTTGCTGCATTGGCTTTCGGCGTTGGTGGGACTGCCGGCGGTTATTTACGCCGGACGCCCATTTTATTATTCGG
This window harbors:
- a CDS encoding cbb3-type cytochrome c oxidase subunit 3; translation: MQTIFANPAIGTWMLIFFFALFVLIAIWAFRPENKKKMEQHGKIPLEENGR
- the ccoP gene encoding cytochrome-c oxidase, cbb3-type subunit III translates to MTDNNKERDPISGIETTGHEWDGIKELNNPAPRWWLWVFIITIIWSIGYWVVYPAWPTIAGATKGKWNWTQYTQLKEKQAEILARQEGYLQKLQTTKLEDISKDPALYEFARLGGAVTFKENCAACHNSGGQGRRGYPNLNDDDWLFGGKLGDIYKTIKVGIRSNHPDTQGVQMPAFGKDGVLKQEQIAAVAEYVEKLHLGDKAERAPAYEEGRKIFTEQCSSCHGNNGEGSRETGAPRLNDNIWLFGGKRENIVESISVAHAGVMPTWENRLDDNAIKSLAVYVHSLGGGEQ
- the ccoG gene encoding cytochrome c oxidase accessory protein CcoG, yielding MSDDTADIVYFAKQERVYPKHVNKGKYRRLKYIALVVLLGIYYLVPWIRWDRGPHAPDQAVLIDMASRRAYFFFIEIWPQEVYFLTGLLILGAVGLFFVISLLGRIWCGYACPQTVWTDLFLMTERWIQGDRNQRIKLDNSSWGFEKVWKKGLTHIVWIAIGLCTGGAWVFYFNDAPTLWDHIIHLDVPWSVGGWILGLTASTYLMAGFAREQVCTYMCPYARFQSAMFDKDTLIIGYDADRGEPRGKHRQGESWDGRGHCIDCSLCVQVCPTGIDIRDGLQMECIACGLCVDACNSVMEKLHLPPGLIRYDTSRNQEARRDSKLRSLVHKDALRILRPRTFYYSAVMGAVGAIMLYALLTRAELELHVQHERNPLFVQLSNGDIRNSYTLKILNKTPQDRVYSLSVNGLSYSQLKIMGAENMDMQHLPVFADSVGQYRVQMSAASADELRQNVTFTITDVQSGVKDEYQSVFVRGQ